One Streptomyces sp. NBC_00102 DNA segment encodes these proteins:
- a CDS encoding alpha/beta hydrolase, producing MTTAETAPAAVPAGPDPLPHDELRVPVDGGDLAVLRWPASDPGAPTVLALHGITANGLSWGAVARRLAGRATLLAPDLRGRAGSAHLPGPYGIAAHADDAAAVAAALAPDRPVLAGHSMGAFTAALAAVRHPGLFGRPLLVDGGVGFPAPTHLSPDELMTAVIGPAMDRLTMTFPDRAAYRTFWQAHPAFADGWTPEVDAYIQRDLTGSEPEMRSSCRLEAVRTDGVGLFDEEVLAAVRRLPEPATLLWADRGLMDEPQGLYDQERLDAAALDGTGVTTLRAPDTNHYTVLTGEAGATLVARLLLEAAGHDGAGSGAGSA from the coding sequence GTGACCACCGCCGAAACCGCGCCCGCCGCCGTACCCGCGGGACCGGACCCGCTGCCCCACGACGAGCTGCGCGTCCCGGTCGACGGCGGTGACCTCGCCGTCCTGCGCTGGCCCGCGTCCGACCCGGGGGCCCCCACGGTGCTGGCCCTGCACGGCATCACCGCCAACGGCCTCTCCTGGGGAGCGGTCGCCCGCCGTCTCGCGGGCCGGGCCACCCTCCTCGCCCCCGACCTGCGCGGCCGCGCGGGCAGCGCGCACCTGCCGGGGCCGTACGGCATCGCCGCGCACGCCGACGACGCTGCCGCGGTCGCGGCGGCACTCGCCCCGGACCGCCCGGTGCTCGCCGGGCACTCCATGGGCGCGTTCACGGCAGCCCTCGCCGCGGTACGCCATCCCGGGCTGTTCGGCCGGCCGCTCCTGGTGGACGGCGGGGTCGGCTTCCCCGCCCCCACCCATCTCTCCCCGGACGAGCTGATGACCGCTGTCATCGGACCGGCCATGGACCGGCTGACCATGACCTTCCCGGACCGCGCCGCGTACCGGACGTTCTGGCAGGCGCACCCCGCCTTCGCGGACGGGTGGACGCCCGAGGTGGACGCGTACATCCAGCGCGACCTGACCGGCTCCGAACCGGAGATGCGGTCCTCCTGCCGGCTGGAGGCCGTCCGCACCGACGGGGTCGGCCTGTTCGACGAGGAGGTGCTGGCCGCCGTCCGCCGGCTGCCCGAACCGGCCACCCTGCTCTGGGCGGACCGCGGCCTGATGGACGAACCGCAGGGGCTCTACGACCAGGAGCGCCTGGACGCCGCCGCGCTGGACGGCACCGGGGTCACCACCCTGCGCGCACCGGACACCAACCACTACACGGTGCTGACCGGCGAGGCGGGCGCGACGCTCGTCGCACGGCTGCTGCTGGAGGCGGCGGGCCACGACGGCGCGGGGTCCGGTGCGGGGTCCGCCTGA
- a CDS encoding ABC transporter ATP-binding protein, with translation MNTDRSPGPATGTGPLLSVRGLRVLIGGRHILHGVDLDVAPRGVTALLGRNGAGKTTTVRGVLGLVPRTGSVLLDGGETVHLPTHTLVRRGIGYAPEDRGIFAGLTVAENLRLAERPGGEPDYPLVHELFPELRTRAKQLAGTLSGGQQQMVAIGRTLLNSNRLIIADEPTKGLAPKVVTEVTEVLERAAEAVPVLLVEQNLAMVRRLATHLTVLADGRTAHQGPAAALLGDPEATRRLLGVGRAPTPATPSAASADAAASGAVRPDRSEADA, from the coding sequence GTGAACACCGACCGGAGCCCCGGGCCCGCCACCGGCACCGGGCCGCTGCTCTCCGTCCGCGGTCTGCGGGTGCTGATCGGCGGACGGCACATCCTGCACGGCGTCGACCTCGACGTCGCGCCCCGGGGCGTCACCGCCCTGCTCGGCCGCAACGGTGCGGGCAAGACCACCACCGTGCGCGGGGTGCTCGGACTGGTGCCGCGCACCGGCAGTGTGCTGCTGGACGGCGGCGAGACCGTGCACCTGCCCACGCACACCCTGGTGCGCCGGGGCATCGGTTACGCCCCCGAGGACCGGGGGATCTTCGCCGGACTGACCGTCGCGGAGAACCTCCGGCTGGCCGAACGCCCGGGCGGTGAACCGGACTACCCGCTCGTCCACGAACTCTTCCCCGAACTCCGCACCCGTGCGAAGCAGTTGGCGGGCACGCTCTCCGGCGGCCAGCAGCAGATGGTGGCCATCGGCCGCACCCTGCTCAACAGCAACCGGCTGATCATCGCCGACGAACCGACCAAGGGCCTCGCCCCGAAGGTCGTCACCGAGGTCACCGAGGTCCTGGAGCGCGCCGCCGAAGCCGTCCCGGTTCTGCTCGTCGAGCAGAACCTCGCCATGGTCCGCCGGCTCGCCACGCACCTCACGGTGCTCGCGGACGGCCGTACCGCGCACCAGGGACCCGCCGCCGCACTCCTCGGCGACCCGGAGGCCACCCGCCGCCTGCTGGGTGTCGGCCGCGCACCGACCCCCGCCACCCCGTCCGCCGCATCCGCCGACGCAGCCGCGTCCGGGGCCGTGCGGCCCGACCGCTCGGAGGCCGACGCCTGA
- a CDS encoding branched-chain amino acid ABC transporter permease — protein MDTVVLLTLTGLGLGALYFLVASGLSLIFGLMDVLNFAHGALLSIGAYATWWAASGNLPGAGSGGFGFVWAVAFGVLVGTLAAILLELVVVRPLYTRPREQVLATVGVSLAVPALLSGIWGTDPLTFPGPDALKDTIGVLGASVPANRLVLIAAAVLVWAGLKLFLDRTRHGLVVRAGVEDRAMVTALGIDVRKAFTLVFAIGGAAAALGGALGGLYFGSVDPRQGTSLLIFAFVVVVTGGMGSVSGAAVASVVIGLIQQFANYYTTAGLGDLAVVALLAALLLVRPRGLTGRLA, from the coding sequence ATGGACACCGTCGTCCTGCTCACCCTGACCGGCCTCGGCCTGGGTGCGCTGTACTTTCTCGTCGCCTCCGGGCTGTCGCTGATCTTCGGCCTGATGGACGTGCTGAACTTCGCCCACGGCGCGCTGCTGTCGATCGGCGCCTACGCGACCTGGTGGGCCGCCTCCGGCAACCTCCCCGGGGCCGGGTCCGGCGGATTCGGCTTCGTGTGGGCCGTCGCCTTCGGCGTCCTCGTCGGGACCCTCGCGGCGATCCTCCTCGAACTCGTCGTCGTACGCCCCCTCTACACCCGCCCGCGCGAACAGGTCCTCGCCACGGTCGGCGTCTCGCTGGCCGTACCCGCCCTGCTCTCGGGCATCTGGGGCACCGACCCGCTCACCTTCCCCGGCCCCGACGCGCTGAAGGACACCATCGGCGTACTCGGCGCCAGCGTCCCCGCCAACCGGCTGGTCCTGATCGCCGCCGCCGTACTCGTCTGGGCCGGTCTGAAACTCTTCCTCGACCGCACCCGGCACGGACTGGTGGTCCGCGCGGGCGTCGAGGACCGGGCGATGGTCACGGCGCTGGGCATCGACGTCCGCAAGGCGTTCACCCTCGTCTTCGCCATCGGCGGCGCGGCCGCGGCACTCGGCGGCGCGCTGGGCGGTCTGTACTTCGGTTCGGTCGACCCTCGCCAGGGCACCTCGCTGCTGATCTTCGCCTTCGTGGTCGTCGTGACCGGCGGCATGGGCTCGGTGAGCGGCGCGGCCGTGGCGTCCGTCGTCATCGGGCTCATCCAGCAGTTCGCCAACTACTACACCACCGCCGGCCTCGGCGACCTCGCGGTCGTCGCGCTGCTCGCCGCCCTGCTGCTGGTGCGCCCGCGCGGTCTCACCGGGAGGCTCGCATGA
- a CDS encoding CdaR family transcriptional regulator — protein GGALGLRALHVLGRQGEGASAHQLGFLGVLLGDARDVGGFVRATLGPLLDYDARRGTELVRTLAAYFEAGTSLTRAKDALHVHVNTVVQRLDRIEALLGPDWNLPDRALEIQLALRLARLSG, from the coding sequence GGCGGTGCGCTGGGTCTGCGTGCCCTGCACGTTCTGGGCCGACAGGGCGAAGGTGCATCCGCTCATCAACTTGGCTTCCTGGGCGTGCTGTTGGGAGATGCGCGGGACGTCGGCGGGTTCGTCCGCGCCACGCTCGGCCCGCTCCTCGACTACGACGCCCGGCGCGGCACCGAGCTGGTCCGCACCCTCGCCGCCTACTTCGAGGCGGGCACCAGTCTGACCCGTGCCAAGGACGCCCTGCACGTGCACGTCAACACGGTGGTGCAGCGCCTCGACCGCATCGAGGCGCTCCTCGGCCCGGACTGGAACCTGCCGGACCGCGCGCTGGAGATTCAACTCGCGCTCCGACTTGCCCGGTTGAGCGGGTGA